A genomic stretch from Strongyloides ratti genome assembly S_ratti_ED321, chromosome : 1 includes:
- a CDS encoding Vacuolar protein sorting-associated protein 13A, which yields MVFESIVADLLNRFLGDFVDNLDASQLNIGIWGGDVKLKDLDVKETALDDLDLPVKLKFGYLSTLVLKIPWKNLYTEPVIADIEGLHLIVVPSKGIVYNAEKTEKNVMETKKKALDRLEDARKEKRKPKDPAADTFSEKMIAQIIKNLQIKIRNIHIRYEDKYTNRNRPFAAGITLEGLDFMTTDENWKATIHKDVVKIVHKLISMNNLSVYWNSNTRLISDLKTKEEIKREMHNGITTQSHRLKDFKFILEPINLEAKLAMNQKPESDGSNWTIPKIDLKAGMDQLALVIGKCQYQDILLFLEGQERFNLSAKYVKYRPDLVEYKGHYKIWWKFAYNCVLQENIRRKKENWSWIRMKEHRKLFKDYRLAWIHNQTETSLSNKDKEIIEKAEKKLDVFNLNIARQQAEMEIDRLGLKRTEDQPTGWVNWASSWWGSSNSSNSASLKSTGNIAKQFEQAMTPEEKAKLFEAIDYQENTPPTNYPKHYVENVIKFNLKQLKVMVEDALELKFSDLNVDLKQRPSARAIHLISAIKTVTMTGCGIPMMSVIDENMKWLTMEVETNPLDKNFDQSVFLQIAPIMLKYHAPAINTAIDVFKPPESVKLNQLTAAAMASYEDVKARSVTGLSHAVDQKSKLKLDIRLHPATIVISETGVFNEEKPTLVADLGMLTIQTTDETHGAYDNVKDEKLRKLMIKAYDKFHVELSNVQIILAENFNKCMENKSGKLSKYHVLEPTGLDIKIHKSSIDDLQIAKIRMFGNLPDFKIRISDNRLLMLMGLVFSIPTPPPDPVTESELEMIEASLRPKLKDRAKIKAIMDAQNVDTITDTSTDKTQDDEDAERQRMLDLQQVQVDINLKLNEVAFILLKDDEEILNASIRRFVCDVKMRTFDVKVQLKLGDIVVTQPQFKSLDGKRSILYLIDNQLDIDEHLITMNFIQANPESPFFEKEYKSTLQAITFDFKSLNLSLNQQALVSLKTYGEQLQKRIENVQAAKDTVKPEVRETAKRKISTSSVQSISKIMIGQSKSSKKEKKLIKKDIKKEVDETKIIQMSLHANFNSLALLIGTEKDGLLTDAVIKSVRCSVEMTPKKMNVFAAMKEITMNDYHPKSIHHCLLQVDGDHEMFTMYFTQYNRTEKEKSHMSIDDVDMDVKINFAQIKFIFLNAWVSRMLNWIVPFQAEAQNAAIVAKAKASEKATQAAQNVKQIMEQSPPKIKMDIELGAPTIIVPKISHSYEAIFVNFGKLKITNSFFNGVGEDKSIIDNMEISLTDTSIFGGQLKKNENDTPLKCEILKPVTFTLNVKRNLCYSWYKEFPEIMIEATMPELDVSMSQGDYANIMHTLSGNLAEGEVVAEEQPPVSPSVTESDKIVHLNLNKTAKNDGKEKLLTTISEEEPPKKILNSMPRLIFSFKIGLIRAGLYRGNSLPDNLSENKTAVESMTIPRDAFKAFAAMSIHGTKLSGMMGEDGSMAAEIIIKSFTMNDERKDATKIKRLLDRKFDGTASTRDLPFAHINYKKDSSNNMIAEVVTSSFFICLSPEFLAILSSFFIVPPFKEAEDLQKMKEQANALKLAKSPPLVNEASVLSTTQVKKIESPESTKLTTGTMTIRCDIREMEVILIEKPMDPENSQAMILSFNCKLDADHKDDTQYVSGGVNDLQIFSTYYAESKKHLCHYPVLQPLNINMKGSINDATKDTELNIEVEDVILRISPSIIRLLSAVSQEYSRNQISQAIDSKKSAGLIAYPNYWSPKRFEKKSYHWFVSEAVECTNYFDDEVKKATSLVRPVEKLLFKMPKLLVTMESGTEKATQPLIKFESTMKAIVFDWSSLLAVDASLTIQMNYYNESLSIWEPIIEPVVTKDGSIGPWTLKCNIESCTQVPDICVIDGETEDEKEKRRKTPKQRIKIQSKDYLNVTITKSCILLLYKLSEAFEKAAKQATPPQSREFPGTSPYLIINETGLVIKVGNSDSMKVSDDNSDIDIPHSEPIDLEVIGWEHSTGLMLEDDDRSADLLLKLLGTEREISVLRAESRIIPLGKTSEGGRLWNMLVETVAEHNRKIIYLRSLVKFVNHMDIPFEILSQRENHLDTCGISVKNSEPMIVPIAYLYTVTGEFFLRPVGNEYDVSAESISWYDFKTDNRAWIRCEHSTSPNNALFAELVVIPTAVFPEKGDLRSDVSYTVHIFPILTFKNLLPFPITIKDKDITVLEGGCEKNMNIYEGSNFIVSFDYNNETYEADYTFEHTTDVEKVLYFIGKKNPSLEMYLGLHFGREHHKQEVSIYAPYWIVNKTGKKIKYMDTSTYIATKICCFTCSKNKDIRKRSSSISQISQTIEHKPTMNPVIMSYPTSDPLMKSKIKFAVEDSNFSSEFPISNAGTTSRVMCTDENGRKYDVTLEIVLSHNGLTKIVTFSPFFLLYNDSLVDMEVREPDFNEWINVPAESCTGLWPQQTAKRMTLNARYASTKEESIAFPFTETFESFCRINNDFLGMYVTCSVTESSSVVHIEPYQIGMAPIVLMNATPKPVKFKQKGTQDLYELKPNNMQPFTWSDVLSNERLLEWTNGDYSAYNDLHKNDYRSYMASKDRTCFYWVSFLNGRQRILLFTDELEVAEKAIQKNTNDRMDMELEFTLHGMGISLVNNVLGQELIYMSIKHSKIIWEREYKNRYKCFPQGVIDVLEEGHVKWLENNKSAEEINFNGESFNFNRMIYKKKGKEFKLVRHFKPGIYIKMSSNNVRKNITFQVFSVQIDNHLEACTFPLVLHVVPPPKSVIKNSEPKPFIDLAIYQQQPEGSPIVQYQYFALLLQEFSVQADMGLLAAMMDFIAASSASKPYTKEIYQKDIEYTQIKLSDKAVSTAASVQKCLFDDFSFSPLMIHLSFTLNSLSPTLDEDQKQAAHSQLEVLNVLLKSVGASITNIANIQDIVLKLASFERKNAYMDFGKLSSEIQSHYMSQALKQFYVLVLGLDIIGNPFGLVRDLSSGVEDLFYQPITGFVQGPEEFAEGIAIGVSSAFSHTIGGVSGAASRITGTLGKGVAALTLDEDYQRKRQEELNRRPQTFGQGMARGVKGFGAGIIDGITGVATKPIEGAKEGGLGGFAKGVGIGLVGVVTRPISGTVDMASGTLNAIKVCASGNQFIESARPMRYIHKDKVVRPYNHYEAKGYKFFRQAEEGRYIETDTFIVHGIIADKNILIVTDKRLFIVSKHCVTGAFNTQWEMLYNEITEPQQVNLCIRIIPKIQKKGFLGLGKVKSKDIELLRDDDVKLVYQKLLKAYNIYNS from the exons atggtTTTTGAAAGCATTGTTGCTGATTTACTCAATAGATTTTTGGGTGATTTTGTTGATAACTTAGATGCAAGTCAACTTAATATTGGTATATGGGGAG gagatgtgaaattaaaagatttagaTGTAAAGGAAACAGCATTAGATGATTTAGATTTAcctgtaaaattaaaatttggtTATTTATCTAcattagttttaaaaataccatggaaaaatttatacacaGAACCTGTTATTGCTGATATTGAAGGTTTACATTTAATTGTTGTTCCATCTAAAGGAATTGTTTATAATGCTGAGAAAACAGAGAAAAATGTAATGGAAACTAAGAAAAAAGCATTAGATCGCCTTGAAGATGctagaaaagaaaaaagaaaaccaAAAGACCCAGCTGCCGATACGTTTAGTGAAAAGATGATTgctcaaataataaaaaaccttcaaataaagataagaaatatacatattaGATATGAAGACAAATATACAAATAGAAATAGACCTTTTGCTGCTGGTATTACATTAGAAGGTTTAGATTTTATGACAACAGACGAAAATTGGAAAGCAACAATTCACAAAGATGTTGTTAAGATTGTTCATAAACTTATTTCTATGAATAATCTTTCTGTATATTGGAATTCAAATACACGTCTTATTTCtgatttaaaaacaaaagaaGAAATCAAACGTGAAATGCATAATGGTATTACCACACAATCTCATagattaaaagattttaaatttattttggaACCAATAAATTTGGAAGCCAAACTTGCAATGAATCAAAAACCTGAATCTGATGGATCTAATTGGACAATACCAAAAATTGATTTGAAGGCTGGTATGGATCAATTAGCTTTGGTTATTGGTAAATGTCAGTATCAAGATATTTTACTATTTCTTGAAGGACAAGAAAGATTTAATTTATCTGCAAAATATGTCAAATATAGACCTGATTTGGTTGAGTATAAAGgtcattataaaatttggTGGAAATTTGCTTATAATTGTGTTCTTCAAGAAAAtataagaagaaaaaaagaaaattggTCATGGATTCGTATGAAAGAACAtcgaaaattatttaaagactATCGTTTGGCATGGATTCATAATCAAACAGAAACAAGTCTCTCtaataaagataaagaaataatagaGAAAGCTGAAAAGAAATTAGatgtatttaatttaaatattgccCGTCAACAGGCTGAAATGGAAATTGATAGATTAGGTTTAAAAAGAACAGAAGATCAACCAACAGGTTGGGTTAACTGGGCATCTTCATGGTGGGGAAGTAGTAATTCATCAAATTCTGCTTCATTAAAATCGACAGGAAACATTGCTAAACAATTTGAACAAGCTATGACACCAGAAGAGAAAGCAAAATTATTTGAGGCAATTGATTATCAAGAAAATACACCACCAACAAATTATCCAAAACATTATGTtgaaaatgtaataaaatttaatttgaaaCAATTAAAAGTAATGGTTGAAGATGCATTAGAATTGAAATTTAGTGATTTGAATGTTGACTTAAAACAACGACCATCTGCACGTGCTATTCATCTTATTAGTGCTATTAAGACAGTCACTATGACAGGTTGTGGCATACCAATGATGTCAGTAATTGATGAAAATATGAAATGGTTAACTATGGAAGTTGAAACAAATcctttagataaaaattttgatcaAAGTGTTTTTCTTCAAATTGCACctattatgttaaaatacCATGCTCCAGCAATCAACACTGCTATTGATGTTTTCAAACCACCCGAATCTGTAAAATTGAATCAACTTACAGCAGCAGCAATGGCAAGTTATGAAGATGTTAAGGCACGTTCTGTAACAGGCTTATCTCATGCAGTAGATCAAAAatctaaattaaaattagataTAAGACTTCATCCAGCTACCATTGTTATTTCTGAAACTGGTGTttttaatgaagaaaaaCCAACTTTAGTTGCTGATCTTGGTATGCTTACTATACAAACAACAGATGAAACACATGGTGCTTATGATAATGTCaaagatgaaaaattaagaaaattaatgataaaagcTTATGACAAATTTCATGTTGAACTTTCTAATGTTCAAATAATACTTGCAgaaaatttcaataaatgCATGGAAAATAAAAGTGGTAAATTATCTAAGTATCATGTTCTTGAACCAACAGGTCTTGATATCAAAATACACAAAAGTTCTATTGATGATCTACAGATTGCAAAAATAAGAATGTTTGGTAATTTAcctgattttaaaataagaatttCAGACAATAgattattaatgttaatgGGACTTGTTTTTTCCATTCCGACACCACCTCCTGATCCTGTAACTGAAAGTGAATTGGAAATGATTGAAGCTTCATTGAGGCCAAAATTAAAAGACCGTGCAAAAATCAAAGCTATAATGGATGCACAAAATGTTGATACAATTACTGATACCTCAACAGATAAAACACAAGATGATGAAGATGCAGAGAGGCAGAGAATGTTAGATCTTCAGCAAGTTCAGGTTgacataaatttaaaacttaatGAAGTTGCATTTATTCTATTAAAAGATGATGAAGAAATTTTGAATGCTTCGATTCGTAGATTTGTTTGTGATGTAAAAATGCGAACATTTGATGTTAAAGTTCAATTAAAACTTGGTGATATTGTTGTAACACAACCTCAATTTAAATCGTTAGATGGAAAAAGATCAATATTGTATTTAATTGACAATCAATTAGATATTGATGAACATCTTATTACAATGAATTTTATTCAAGCAAATCCTGAAAGTccattttttgaaaaagaatataaatcTACATTACAGGCAATAACTTTTGATTTTAAgtcattaaatttatcactCAATCAACAAGCTTTAGTTTCTCTAAAAACATATGGCGAACAGTTACAAAAACGTATAGAAAATGTACAAGCTGCAAAAGATACTGTAAAACCTGAAGTTCGTGAAACagcaaaaagaaaaattagtACTTCTAGTGTTCAATCAATTTCAAAGATAATGATTGGTCAATCTAAATCATCTAAAAAGGAGAAgaaacttataaaaaaagatatcaaAAAAGAAGTTGATGAAACAAAGATAATTCAAATGTCGTTACATGCTAACTTCAATTCATTAGCTTTACTTATTGGAACCGAAAAAGATGGTTTGTTAACAGATGCAGTAATCAAATCAGTTCGTTGTAGCGTAGAAATGACACctaaaaaaatgaatgtaTTTGCTGCAATGAAAGAAATTACTATGAATGATTATCATCCCAAATCAATACATCATTGCCTTCTTCAGGTAGATGGAGATCATGAAATGTTTACAATGTACTTTACACAATATAATCGAactgaaaaagaaaaatctCACATGTCTATAGATGATGTTGATATggatgtaaaaataaattttgcacagataaagtttatttttttaaatgcatGGGTTAGTAGAATGTTAAATTGGATTGTGCCATTCCAAGCAGAGGCTCAAAATGCTGCCATTGTTGCTAAAGCAAAAGCTTCTGAAAAAGCTACACAAGCAGCACAAAATGTTAAACAAATAATGGAACAATCTCCTCcgaaaataaaaatggatATTGAATTAGGGGCTCCAACTATAATTGTACCAAAAATATCTCATTCATATGAGGctatatttgttaattttggtaaacttaaaattacaaatagTTTCTTTAATGGTGTTGGAGAGGATAAGtctattattgataatatggAAATATCATTAACAGATACTTCTATTTTTGGTGGTCAACTTAAGAAGAATGAAAATGATACACCATTAAAATGCGAAATTTTGAAACCTGTTACTTTTACTTTAAATGTCAAAAGAAATCTATGTTACAGTTGGTACAAAGAATTTCCTGAAATTATGATAGAAGCTACAATGCCTGAACTTGATGTTAGTATGTCACAAGGTGATTATGCTAATATTATGCATACATTAAGTGGAAATTTAGCTGAAGGTGAAGTCGTTGCTGAAGAACAACCTCCAGTATCACCTTCTGTAACAGAATCTGATAAAATTGTTCAccttaatttaaataaaactgCAAAAAATGATGGTAAAGAAAAGTTATTAACAACCATAAGTGAAGAAGAACcaccaaaaaaaatattgaattcTATGCCaagattaatattttcatttaaaattggTCTTATTCGAGCTGGTTTATATAGAGGAAACTCATTACCAGATAATTTAAGTGAAAATAAAACTGCAGTTGAATCTATGACAATACCAAGAGATGCATTTAAGGCTTTTGCAGCAATGTCTATTCATGGAACTAAGTTATCTGGTATGATGGGTGAAGATGGTTCAATGGCTGctgaaataataattaaatcttttaCTATGAATGATGAAAGAAAGGATGCAACAAAAATTAAGAGATTACTTGATAGAAAGTTTGATGGAACAGCATCTACAAGAGATTTACCTTTTGCacatattaattataaaaaagattcgTCTAATAACATGATAGCTGAAGTTGTAACATCATCCTTTTTTATATGTCTATCACCAGAATTTTTGGCTATTTTATCATCATTCTTTATTGTTCCTCCTTTTAAAGAAGCTGAAGATTTGCAGAAAATGAAGGAACAAGCAAATGCTTTGAAATTAGCTAAAAGTCCTCCTCTTGTTAATGAAGCATCAGTTTTATCAACAACTCaggttaaaaaaattgaatcaCCAGAATCAACTAAATTAACCACTGGTACAATGACAATACGATGTGATATTCGTGAAATGgaagtaattttaattgaaaaaccAATGGATCCAGAAAATTCACAAGCTATGATATTAagttttaattgtaaattaGATGCAGATCATAAAGATGATACACAATATGTTAGTGGTGGTGTCAAtgatttacaaatttttagtaCATATTATGCTGAAtcaaaaaaacatttatgtCATTATCCTGTTCTTCAaccattaaatattaatatgaaaGGAAGTATAAACGATGCAACAAAGGATACTGAACTCAATATTGAAGTCGAAGATGTAATCTTAAGAATATCACCTTCAATTATACGTCTTTTATCTGCTGTTAGTCAGGAGTATAGTAGAAACCAAATATCACAAGCAATAGATAGTAAGAAATCTGCTGGATTGATTGCTTACCCTAACTATTGGTCACCAAAAcgatttgaaaaaaaaagttatcatTGGTTTGTTTCTGAAGCAGTTGAATgtacaaattattttgacGACGAAGTTAAAAAAGCTACTTCATTGGTTAGACCTGttgaaaaattgttatttaaaatgccTAAACTTCTTGTTACTATGGAATCTGGAACTGAAAAGGCTACACAAccattaattaaatttgagTCAACTATGAAAGCTATTGTTTTTGATTGGTCATCATTACTTGCTGTTGATGCTAGTTTAACAATACaaatgaattattataatgaatCTTTAAGTATTTGGGAACCAATAATCGAACCAGTAGTAACAAAAGATGGATCTATTGGACCATGGACATTAAAGTGTAATATTGAAAGTTGTACTCAAGTTCCTGATATATGTGTTATTGATGGTGAAACAGAggatgaaaaagaaaaaagacgAAAAACTCCTAAACAgagaataaaaatacaatcaAAAGATTATTTGAACGTTACTATAACAAAAAGTtgcatattattattgtacaAACTTTCTGAAGCATTTGAAAAAGCTGCTAAACAAGCAACACCGCCCCAATCACGTGAATTTCCAGGAACTAGTCCATAtcttattataaatgaaactGGTTTAGTTATTAAGGTAGGAAATTCTGATTCTATGAAAGTTTCTGATGACAATAGTGATATTGATATTCCACATAGTGAACCAATTGATTTAGAAGTAATTGGATGGGAACATAGTACAGGATTAATGTTAGAAGACGATGACAGATCAGCTGatttattattgaaattgCTTGGAACAGAAAGAGAAATATCTGTATTAAGAGCAGAATCTCGTATCATACCACTTGGCAAAACATCTGAAGGTGGTAGATTATGGAATATGCTTGTTGAAACAGTTGCTGAACATAacagaaaaattatatatttaagatCACTTGTCAAATTTGTTAATCATATGGATATAccatttgaaatattatcacAAAGGGAAAATCATCTTGATACATGTGGAATTTCAGTTAAAAATAGTGAACCTATGATTGTACCAATtgcatatttatatacagtTACTGGAGAATTTTTCCTACGTCCTGTTGGCAATGAATATGATGTTAGTGCTGAGTCAATTAGTTGGTATGATTTCAAAACTGATAATAGAGCATGGATACGTTGTGAACATTCAACTTCACCAAATAATGCTTTATTTGCTGAACTTGTTGTTATTCCAACAGCTGTCTTTCCAGAGAAAGGTGATTTAAGGAGTGATGTTTCTTATACTGTTCATATCTTTcctattttaacatttaaaaatttacttccATTCCCCATAACTATTAAGGATAAAGATATTACTGTATTAGAAGGTGGTtgtgaaaaaaatatgaatatttatgAAGGAAGTAACTTTATTGTATCATTcgattataataatgaaactTATGAAGCTGATTATACTTTTGAACATACTACAGATgttgaaaaagttttatactTTATTGGTAAAAAGAATCCATCATTAGAAATg TATCTTGGATTACATTTTGGTAGAGAGCACCATAAACAAGAAGTTTCTATTTATGCACCATATTGGATTGTAAATAAAACAggcaaaaaaataaaatacatg GATACCTCTACTTATATAGCTACTAAGATTTGTTGTTTCACGTGTTCTAAAAATAAGGATATTAGAAAAAGATCTTCATCAATATCACAG ATTTCTCAAACAATAGAACATAAACCAACAATGAATCCTGTTATTATGTCGTATCCAACTTCTGATCCATTAAtgaaatcaaaaattaaatttgcTGTTGAAGATTCAAACTTTTCTAGTGAATTTCCTATTTCAAATGCTGGTACAACATCTAGAGTTATGTGTACTGATGAAAATGGTAGAAAATATGATGTTACATTAGAGATTGTTCTTAGTCATAATGgattaacaaaaattgttACATTTTCTCCATTCTTCTTACTTTATAATGACAGTCTTGTTGATATGGAGGTTCGTGAACCTGATTTTAATGAATGGATAAATGTACCAGCAGAATCATGTACTGGACTTTGGCCACAACAAACAGCCAAAAGGATGACATTAAATGCAAGGTACGCCTCAACAAAAGAAGAATCTATTGCTTTTCCATTTACCGAAACATTTGAATCTTTTTGTCgtattaataatgattttcTTGGAATGTATGTAACATGTTCTGTTACAGAATCATCATCTGTTGTTCATATAGAACCATATCAAATTGGAATGGCTCCAATTGTTTTGATGAATGCTACACCTAAACCAGtgaaatttaaacaaaaaggTACACAAGATTTATATGAATTAAAACCAAATAATATGCAACCATTTACTTGGTCTGATGTTTTATCTAACGAACGTCTTCTTGAATGGACAAATGGAGATTATTCTGCTTACAAtgatttacataaaaatgattatagaAGCTACATGGCTTCTAAAGATAGAACATGTTTTTATTGggtatcatttttaaatggaAGACAAagaatacttttatttacaGATGAACTTGAAGTTGCAGAAAAAGCTATCcaaaaaaatactaatgATAGAATGGATATGGAACTTGAATTTACATTACATGGTATGGGTATTTCATTAGTTAATAATGTACTTGGTCAAGAATTGATATATATGTCAATAAAacattcaaaaattatttgggaacgtgaatataaaaatagatataaatgTTTCCCACAAGGAGTTATTGATGTACTGGAAGAAGGTCATGTCAAATggttagaaaataataaatcagCAGAAGAAATCAATTTTAATGGtgaatcatttaattttaatagaatgatatataagaaaaaaggAAAAGAGTTTAAACTTGTTAGACACTTTAAGCCTggtatttatataaaaatgtctTCAAATAatgttagaaaaaatattactttccAGGTATTTTCAGTTCAAATTGACAATCATCTTGAAGCATGTACTTTTCCACTTGTTCTTCATGTCGTTCCTCCACCAAAAtctgttattaaaaattctgaGCCTAAACCTTTTATTGATCTTGCTATTTATCAACAACAACCAGAAGGTTCTCCCATTGTtcaatatcaatattttgCTTTACTTTTACAAGAATTTTCTGTTCAAGCTGATATGGGATTATTAGCAGCTATGATGGATTTTATTGCTGCTAGTTCAGCCAGTAAACCATAtacaaaagaaatatatcAAAAGGATATTGAATATACACAAATTAAACTTTCTGATAAAGCTGTTTCAACGGCAGCTAGTGTTCAAAAATGTCTTTTTGATGATTTTAGTTTTTCACCACTTATGATACATTTAAGTTTTACATTAAATAGTCTTAGTCCAACTCTTGATGAAGATCAAAAACAAGCTGCTCATTCGCAATTAGAAGTTTTAAATGTTCTCCTTAAATCAGTTGGTGCATCTATAACAAATATTGCTAATATTCAagatattgttttaaaattagctagttttgaaagaaaaaatgcATATATGGATTTTGGAAAATTATCAAGTGAAATTCAAAGCCATTATATGTCACAAgctttaaaacaattttatgtATTAGTTCTTGGTTTAGATATTATTGGAAATCCATTTGGTTTAGTTAGAGATTTATCTTCTGGTGTTgaagatttattttatcaaccAATAACTGGTTTTGTACAAGGTCCTGAAGAGTTTGCCGAAGGTATTGCTATTGGAGTTTCCAGTGCATTCAGTCATACAATTGGTGGTGTTTCGGGTGCTGCTAGTAGGATAACAGGAACACTTGGTAAAGGTGTTGCTGCACTTACCTTAGATGAAGATTATCAAAGAAAAAGGCAAGAAGAATTAAATAGAAGACCACAAACATTTGGACAAGGTATGGCTAGAGGTGTTAAAGGTTTTGGAGCTGGTATTATTGATGGTATTACTGGTGTAGCAACAAAACCAATTGAAGGTGCTAAAGAAGGTGGATTAGGTGGTTTTGCTAAAGGTGTTGGTATTGGACTTGTTGGTGTTGTTACAAGACCAATCTCTGGTACAGTTGATATGGCTAGTGGTACACTTAATGCTATTAAAGTTTGTGCTTCTGGTAATCAATTTATTGAATCAGCTAGACCAATGAGATATATTCATAAAGATAAAGTTGTAAGACCATATAATCACTATGAAGCAAAAGGATATAAATTCTTTAGACAAGCTGAAGAAGGAAGATATATAGAAACAGATACGTTTATTGTTCATGGAATTATTGCTGAcaaaaatatacttattgTAACggataaaagattatttattgtCAGTAAACATTGTGTAACAGGAGCCTTCAATACACAATGGGAAATGTTATATAACGAAATAACAGAACCACAACAAGTAAATTTATGTATTCGAATAATACCAAAAATTCAGAAAAAAGGATTTCTTGGTTTAGGAAAAGTTAAATCAAAAGATATTGAATTACTACGTGACGATGATGTTAAACTTGTTTATCAAAAACTTCTCAAAgcatataatatttacaacTCATAA
- a CDS encoding Motor neuron and pancreas homeobox protein 1, with protein MSYGTMFASIDSLVREEKKDNDNDKKGDNKIKNNIFPSNTNLPTLQLPQFLNTNSHVIPQMPFPIHCDPVALTLWNWQQWSRMRRPRTTFTSEQLMKLENQFAETKYLSRPRRYRLAQELCLSETQIKIWFQNRRMKSRRNALIPLSIPENEKINNDDRK; from the exons ATGAGTTACGGTACTATGTTTGCTTCTATAGATTCTCTTGTCAGAGAAGAAAAGAAAGATAATGATAATGACAAGAAAggtgataataaaataaaaaataatatatttcctAGTAATACTAATTTACCTACTTTACAATTAccacaatttttaaatactaatTCTCATGTTATACCACAAATGCCTTTTCCTATACATTGTGATCCTGTTGCTTTAACat tATGGAATTGGCAACAATGGAGTAGAATGAGAAGACCAAGAACAACATTTACCAGTGAACAATTAATGAAACTTGAAAATCAATTTGCTGAAACAAAATATCTTAGTAGACCAAGAAGGTATCGTTTAGCACAAGAACTTTGTTTAAGTGAAactcaaataaaaatttggtTTCAAAATCGTCGAATGAAAAGTCGGAGGAATGCATTGATACCCTTATCAATAccagaaaatgaaaaaataaataatgatgatagaaaataa